The following coding sequences lie in one Sphaeramia orbicularis unplaced genomic scaffold, fSphaOr1.1, whole genome shotgun sequence genomic window:
- the LOC115416633 gene encoding neurexin-3a-like has translation MDVVAFSLSLQVLLSTCLALDFLGTPGQWARYLRWDASTRGDLSFQFKTAASEALLLYFDDGGYCDFLQLSVAEGRLQLRFSIDCAETAVVSDRRVDDNSWHFATLSRYNLRTVLALDGQAKADEVRPQRQLMKVVSDLFVGGVPQDIRSGALTLPTVRNMQPFRGTITDLKYGNTQPVFLGSVKVPLESEGWCTVNPCENGGTCSVVDGEPICDCSKTEYRGRFCNEGKPRTQWVCL, from the coding sequence ATGGATGTGGTGGCTTTTTCGCTCAGCCTGCAGGTGTTGCTCAGCACATGTTTGGCTCTGGACTTTCTGGGGACGCCGGGCCAGTGGGCGCGCTACCTCCGCTGGGACGCCAGCACCAGGGGCGACCTCAGCTTCCAGTTTAAGACGGCGGCCTCGGAGGCGCTGCTGCTCTACTTTGACGACGGAGGCTACTGTGACTTCCTGCAGCTGTCGGTGGCGGAGGGCCGGCTGCAGCTGCGCTTCAGCATCGACTGCGCGGAGACGGCCGTGGTGTCCGACAGGCGCGTGGACGACAACAGCTGGCACTTCGCCACGCTCAGCAGGTACAACCTGCGCACGGTGCTGGCCCTGGACGGACAGGCCAAGGCCGACGAGGTGCGGCCCCAGAGGCAGCTCATGAAGGTAGTCAGTGACCTGTTTGTAGGCGGAGTTCCGCAGGACATCCGCAGTGGCGCGCTCACGCTGCCCACGGTCCGAAACATGCAGCCCTTCAGGGGCACCATTACAGATCTGAAATACGGAAACACACAGCCCGTGTTCCTGGGAAGTGTCAAAGTTCCGCTGGAGTCTGAAGGATGGTGCACCGTCAACCCCTGTGAGAACGGAGGCACGTGCTCTGTGGTGGACGGAGAACCCATCTGCGACTGTTCCAAAACCGAATACAGAGGCCGCTTCTGCAATGAAGGTAAACCACGCACCCAGTGGGTCTgcctctaa